Sequence from the Thermocoleostomius sinensis A174 genome:
CTAGCAGTACAAATGGTTCGATCGATCCTTGAATATCAGTTTGACGAGCCAACAGATTGTAAAGCGATTCATAATCCGAATCCACTGCATCGTCTTTCATCTTGATATCCAACCCTGATTCGGCATCCATATCTGACAGGGCCGCTAACCCCATTGCCAGCATTGCTCGGCAGCGATCGAACATAATTTGCACACGTCCCATGCAGGGATGCACCGGATAGGCAAATAGTTTAACGGCAATTTCACCCAAATCTTCAGCATAATCGCCAATGCGCTCTAAATCTCGAATTAACTGCATCAGCGCACTGAGAAGGCGCAGATCTTGAGAAACAGGTGTCTGCAAGGCAATCAGACTGACACAATCTAGCTCAATTTGACGATACAGCTGATCGATTTGCTTGTCTTGAAGCACAATTTGGTAAGCGGCTTCTAGATCTTGCTCGAATAATGCCTTACGGGCCAACCAGCAGGAATTTTCTACCAGAGCACCCATTCGTAAAACATCCCGTTGGACACGTCGCATCTGGCGTTCAAACTGAATCCGAATCGGTTTGGAGCTTTCCAAGGGAGCACTCCTGAGCAGATTTCATCTAATGTTCACATCGAGTGTGGAGAGTACACAGCAAGCTGGCTTTCCAGTCCTCACCAAACTTCCTACCTATTTTATTCCCGCCGACTAGTTGGTAAAGCTAGTAGGACTCTCAGATTAGCGAACTCTCGTTTCGACATGCAAGCCTCGATCGGGCGGTCGCAGAAATTTTATCCTTCTGTTACATCATGTGACAAATGGTTCCAGAGTGCAGTGATTTAGCCGACATTAAGGAACGTTGGCCTGTGTCTGCTCTTTTTTAGAGAGGAGATGCTAGCCGCTAAAAAACGCACCTTGATATAGGAGTTTTCTAGCCATGGATCTATCAAATACCCAAGTCTACATCGCGCTGGTCGTGGCGCTAATCCCCGCTGTCCTTGCCTTCCGCTTATCGACTGAACTGTACAAGTAGCCGCAAGGAATGAAGGATGAGGGATAAAGGATGGGTAGAACAAGATCTGACTGTATCCCCTTCCCCCTTCATCCTTTCTTTTTCGCTTGCTAGTTTTGTCGAGAGGGAC
This genomic interval carries:
- the psaM gene encoding photosystem I reaction center subunit XII, whose protein sequence is MDLSNTQVYIALVVALIPAVLAFRLSTELYK
- the phoU gene encoding phosphate signaling complex protein PhoU, with amino-acid sequence MRRVQRDVLRMGALVENSCWLARKALFEQDLEAAYQIVLQDKQIDQLYRQIELDCVSLIALQTPVSQDLRLLSALMQLIRDLERIGDYAEDLGEIAVKLFAYPVHPCMGRVQIMFDRCRAMLAMGLAALSDMDAESGLDIKMKDDAVDSDYESLYNLLARQTDIQGSIEPFVLLVLVIRHLERMADHATNIGKRVAYIVTGQR